The following proteins are co-located in the Micromonospora viridifaciens genome:
- a CDS encoding RNA polymerase-binding protein RbpA, whose translation MGERMLRGSRLGAVSYESDRNTELAPRQTREYLCAKGHQFEVPFAVDAEVPTTWECKFDGSVARLVDGSEPEQKKAKPPRTHWDMLLERRSIAELEDILDERLQEVRARRGRA comes from the coding sequence ATGGGCGAGCGCATGCTGCGCGGAAGCCGCCTGGGCGCGGTCAGCTACGAATCCGACCGCAACACGGAGCTCGCGCCGCGTCAGACCCGCGAGTACCTCTGCGCCAAGGGCCACCAGTTCGAGGTGCCGTTCGCCGTCGACGCCGAGGTCCCGACGACCTGGGAGTGCAAGTTCGACGGCAGCGTCGCCCGGCTGGTCGACGGCAGCGAGCCGGAGCAGAAGAAGGCGAAGCCGCCGCGTACCCACTGGGACATGCTGCTGGAGCGGCGCTCCATCGCCGAGCTGGAGGACATCCTCGACGAGCGGCTCCAGGAGGTGCGCGCCCGCCGCGGCCGCGCCTGA
- a CDS encoding glutamate mutase L has protein sequence MNVAVCADVGSTYTKAAVVDLDGGRLVAAAAAPTTVGTDVLHGLDAAVAAATAQAGTRGEVPWYVCSSAGGGLRLAVIGYEPLVTAQAGRRVGLSAGANVVHVAAGRLGAADLAALRAARPDVVLLVGGTDGGDAEVLTHNATRLAKARWRVPVVLAGNADVRDDLHALLTAAKVPVTAADNVLPRIGVLAPAAARAAIREVFLRHVIGGKKLSRGGRFARLVRAATPDAVLTGVEVLADALGGDLVVVDVGGATTDVYSVLTPDERDTGPGREVAGTLWRARTVEGDLGMRWSAPGVVRAAVEERMLSDGEAEELTVAAAVRAADPGFLPAGDADRADDRRIAALAATVAVRRHARGAATGERAGRDLRDVKLMVGSGGVLRHAAAADAAGVLAAVLGDHAGGWPLPRAARAVVDVDYVLAAGGLLAADQPRAAVGLLRRHLGAD, from the coding sequence GTGAACGTCGCTGTCTGCGCCGACGTCGGGTCGACGTACACGAAGGCGGCGGTGGTGGACCTGGACGGTGGCCGGCTGGTCGCGGCGGCGGCGGCGCCGACGACGGTCGGCACGGACGTGCTGCACGGCCTGGACGCCGCCGTCGCGGCGGCGACCGCGCAGGCGGGGACGCGCGGCGAGGTGCCCTGGTACGTGTGCTCGTCGGCCGGGGGTGGATTGCGGCTGGCCGTGATCGGCTACGAGCCGCTCGTCACGGCGCAGGCCGGCCGGCGGGTGGGTTTGTCGGCCGGGGCGAACGTGGTGCACGTGGCCGCGGGCCGGCTCGGCGCGGCCGACCTGGCCGCGCTGCGGGCCGCCCGCCCCGACGTGGTGCTGCTGGTCGGTGGCACCGACGGCGGGGACGCGGAGGTGCTGACGCACAACGCGACCCGGTTGGCGAAGGCCCGCTGGCGGGTGCCGGTGGTGCTGGCCGGCAACGCCGACGTCCGCGACGACCTGCACGCCCTGCTGACCGCCGCGAAGGTGCCGGTCACGGCCGCCGACAACGTGCTGCCCCGCATCGGGGTGCTGGCGCCGGCGGCGGCGCGGGCGGCGATCCGGGAGGTGTTCCTGCGGCACGTCATCGGCGGCAAGAAACTGTCCCGGGGTGGTCGGTTCGCCCGCCTCGTCCGGGCGGCCACCCCCGACGCGGTGCTCACCGGGGTGGAGGTGCTCGCCGACGCGCTCGGCGGCGACCTGGTGGTGGTCGACGTCGGCGGCGCCACCACCGACGTGTATTCGGTGCTCACCCCGGACGAGCGGGACACCGGGCCGGGCCGGGAGGTCGCCGGCACGTTGTGGCGGGCCCGCACCGTCGAGGGGGACCTGGGTATGCGGTGGAGCGCCCCGGGTGTGGTCCGCGCCGCCGTCGAGGAGCGGATGCTCAGCGACGGGGAGGCCGAGGAGTTGACCGTCGCGGCGGCGGTGCGGGCGGCCGACCCGGGTTTCCTGCCCGCCGGTGACGCCGACCGGGCCGACGACCGGCGGATCGCCGCGCTGGCGGCGACGGTGGCGGTGCGCCGGCACGCCCGCGGCGCGGCCACCGGGGAACGCGCGGGCCGGGACCTGCGGGACGTGAAGCTGATGGTGGGTTCCGGCGGGGTGTTGCGGCACGCGGCGGCCGCCGACGCCGCCGGGGTGCTGGCCGCGGTGCTCGGCGACCACGCCGGCGGGTGGCCGCTGCCCCGGGCCGCCCGCGCGGTCGTCGACGTGGACTACGTCCTGGCGGCCGGTGGGTTGCTCGCCGCGGACCAGCCGCGGGCGGCGGTCGGGTTGCTGCGCCGCCACCTGGGCGCGGATTGA
- a CDS encoding low temperature requirement protein A, translating to MSAGHWRGRILPAAPGSRVTRLELFYDLVFVLAFLNVTTLLSANLHVRTLLAGLLVLALLWWCWVSFAALGNVVRTDQGVLPLIGAITVVALFVLNLSVPEAFTNRPGGPPGPLVFAVCYLVIRAVQVLVLLTDSDAPRRAALRFGLPLLASVTLILVAGALPHPPGVGPTWLRLALWAAAVGIEFTAGGRVRSVGLAVVSAAHWAERYALILLIALGESIISLGLGPKPVAGLPPSWAVIVASVLGVTTIAALWWLYFDTLAPALEQQLHRTRDPDLRAAYARDVYAYLHLPLIAGIILFALGLKRYLAVIADPHNDPWRVRALGLDYRVLFVGVIIYIVGLLALWARATHRVRLWPAVAVVALIVVLLPAGRLPAVAGLAVLAVACVALVLAGLRGGDPLRRQVRQVALQEQIAAEQEQSEWRRHHL from the coding sequence ATGAGCGCCGGCCACTGGCGAGGTCGGATCCTGCCGGCCGCGCCGGGGTCCCGCGTCACCCGCCTGGAGTTGTTCTACGACCTGGTGTTCGTGCTGGCGTTCCTCAACGTCACTACCCTGCTGTCGGCGAACCTGCACGTGCGCACACTGCTCGCGGGCCTGCTGGTGCTGGCCCTGCTGTGGTGGTGCTGGGTCTCCTTCGCCGCGCTGGGCAACGTGGTGCGCACCGACCAGGGGGTGCTGCCGCTGATCGGCGCAATAACGGTGGTCGCCCTGTTCGTGCTCAACCTGAGCGTGCCGGAGGCGTTCACGAACCGTCCCGGCGGTCCGCCCGGCCCGCTCGTCTTCGCCGTCTGCTACCTGGTCATCCGGGCGGTCCAGGTGCTGGTGCTGCTGACCGACAGCGACGCCCCGCGCCGCGCAGCGCTGCGGTTCGGCCTGCCGCTGCTGGCCAGCGTGACGCTGATCCTGGTCGCCGGGGCGCTGCCCCACCCGCCTGGGGTCGGGCCGACGTGGCTGCGGTTGGCGCTGTGGGCGGCCGCCGTGGGCATCGAATTCACCGCCGGGGGGCGGGTCCGCAGCGTCGGTCTGGCGGTGGTCTCCGCCGCCCACTGGGCGGAACGGTACGCGCTGATCCTGCTCATCGCGCTCGGCGAGTCGATCATCTCGCTGGGGCTGGGACCTAAGCCGGTCGCCGGCCTGCCGCCCAGCTGGGCGGTGATCGTGGCGTCGGTGCTCGGCGTCACCACCATCGCGGCGCTGTGGTGGTTGTACTTCGACACCCTGGCGCCCGCCCTCGAGCAGCAACTGCACCGCACCCGCGACCCCGACCTACGGGCCGCCTACGCCCGCGACGTCTACGCCTACCTGCATCTGCCGTTGATCGCCGGGATCATCCTGTTCGCCCTCGGCCTGAAGCGCTACCTCGCCGTGATCGCCGACCCGCACAATGATCCGTGGCGGGTGCGGGCGCTCGGCCTGGACTACCGGGTGCTGTTCGTCGGCGTGATCATCTACATCGTGGGCCTGCTGGCGCTGTGGGCGCGGGCCACGCACCGGGTGCGTCTGTGGCCGGCCGTGGCGGTGGTGGCACTCATCGTCGTGCTGCTGCCCGCCGGCCGGCTGCCGGCGGTCGCCGGCCTGGCGGTGCTCGCCGTGGCCTGCGTCGCGCTGGTCCTGGCCGGGTTGCGCGGCGGTGACCCGCTGCGCCGCCAGGTGCGGCAGGTCGCGCTGCAGGAGCAGATCGCCGCCGAGCAGGAGCAGTCCGAGTGGCGCCGCCATCATTTGTGA
- the kamE gene encoding lysine 5,6-aminomutase subunit beta encodes MTAPAEKKIVRPYGDTTGDGMVQVSFTLPVPHDKRAEGAAVQLANKMGIDPAMLVHAKQMGDEFTFFVVYGRVNHLVDLSAVQVVERDFPLLSAKEVNAVVKQRLRRKLSVVGACIGTDAHTVGIDAILNVKGIAGEKGLEYYRELKVTNLGAQVSVPELVEAARQEKADAVLVSQVVTQRDAHLHNTREMSAAFREAMPVGKRPLLVVGGPRFDETMTEELGVDRIFGRGTTPGEVASYLVHALITEKKAKR; translated from the coding sequence GTGACGGCCCCGGCGGAGAAGAAGATCGTCCGGCCGTACGGGGACACCACCGGTGACGGCATGGTGCAGGTGTCGTTCACGCTGCCGGTGCCGCACGACAAGCGGGCCGAGGGCGCGGCGGTGCAGTTGGCCAACAAGATGGGCATCGACCCGGCGATGCTGGTGCACGCCAAGCAGATGGGTGACGAGTTCACCTTCTTCGTGGTGTACGGGCGGGTGAACCATCTGGTGGACCTGTCGGCGGTGCAGGTGGTGGAACGGGACTTCCCGCTGCTGTCGGCCAAGGAGGTCAACGCGGTGGTGAAGCAGCGGCTGCGGCGCAAGCTGTCGGTGGTGGGTGCGTGCATCGGCACGGACGCGCACACCGTCGGCATCGACGCGATCCTGAACGTCAAGGGCATCGCGGGGGAGAAGGGCCTGGAGTACTACCGGGAGTTGAAGGTCACCAACCTGGGCGCGCAGGTGAGCGTGCCGGAGCTGGTGGAGGCGGCCCGGCAGGAGAAGGCCGACGCGGTGCTGGTGTCGCAGGTGGTGACCCAGCGTGACGCGCACCTGCACAACACGCGGGAGATGTCGGCGGCGTTCCGGGAGGCGATGCCGGTGGGGAAGCGCCCGCTGCTGGTCGTCGGTGGGCCCCGGTTCGACGAGACGATGACCGAGGAGCTGGGGGTGGACCGGATCTTCGGTCGGGGCACCACCCCCGGTGAGGTCGCCAGCTATCTGGTCCACGCCCTGATCACCGAGAAGAAGGCGAAGCGATGA
- the kal gene encoding 3-aminobutyryl-CoA ammonia lyase: MSDSRVGLTVVHRRYVPYAHAHYAGNLVDGAYALGLFGDVATEVCIRTDGDEGLFASYSDVQFKAPMKAGDVLEVVATVTRVGTRSRTIDFEARVVCRGRPDKGESAAEVLAEPIVAVTATGTVVVPAAT; encoded by the coding sequence ATGAGTGATTCCCGGGTCGGTCTGACTGTCGTCCACCGGCGGTATGTGCCGTACGCGCACGCCCACTACGCGGGGAACCTGGTCGACGGGGCGTACGCGCTGGGCCTGTTCGGTGACGTCGCGACCGAGGTGTGCATCCGCACCGACGGCGACGAGGGGCTGTTCGCGTCGTACTCGGACGTGCAGTTCAAGGCGCCGATGAAGGCCGGGGACGTGCTGGAGGTGGTGGCCACGGTGACCCGGGTGGGTACCCGCAGCCGCACCATCGACTTCGAGGCGCGGGTGGTGTGCCGGGGCCGCCCGGACAAGGGTGAGTCGGCCGCGGAGGTGCTCGCCGAGCCGATCGTGGCGGTCACCGCGACCGGCACCGTGGTCGTGCCCGCGGCGACGTGA
- a CDS encoding polyprenol monophosphomannose synthase, with amino-acid sequence MGVAAERRTSGHPGVGRVLVVIPTYNEADNVRRIVAGVRAAAPAVDVLIADDNSPDGTGAIADALARSDPHVHVLHRQGKEGLGAAYLAGFAWARERGYDAVVEMDADGSHAPEDLPALLAAARDADVVIGSRWTRGARVLNWPLRRLLLSRCANLYTRLALGMPVTDATGGYRVYRSTALDAIDLDSVCSQGYAFQVELSRLAHRAGVRIVEVPITFAEREHGDSKMSPLIVAEALWRITSWGLRDRRPALRRGGPDELARWP; translated from the coding sequence GTGGGTGTGGCAGCCGAGCGGCGGACGTCCGGGCATCCCGGGGTGGGACGGGTGCTCGTGGTCATCCCCACCTACAACGAGGCCGACAACGTCCGCCGGATCGTCGCGGGGGTCCGCGCGGCCGCGCCCGCCGTGGACGTCCTCATCGCCGACGACAACAGTCCGGACGGCACCGGCGCGATCGCGGACGCGTTGGCCCGTTCCGACCCGCACGTGCACGTGCTGCACCGGCAGGGCAAGGAAGGCCTCGGCGCGGCCTACCTGGCCGGTTTCGCCTGGGCGCGGGAGCGCGGCTACGACGCGGTGGTGGAGATGGACGCCGACGGCTCGCACGCCCCGGAGGACCTGCCGGCGCTGCTGGCCGCCGCCCGCGACGCCGACGTGGTGATCGGTTCCCGGTGGACGCGCGGGGCGCGGGTGCTGAACTGGCCGCTGCGGCGGCTGCTGCTGTCCCGCTGCGCCAACCTGTACACCCGGCTGGCGTTGGGCATGCCGGTGACTGACGCCACCGGCGGCTACCGGGTGTACCGGTCGACCGCGCTGGACGCCATCGACCTGGACTCGGTCTGCTCGCAGGGGTACGCGTTCCAGGTGGAGCTGTCCCGGCTGGCGCACCGGGCCGGGGTGCGGATCGTCGAGGTGCCGATCACCTTCGCCGAGCGGGAGCACGGCGACAGCAAGATGAGCCCGCTGATCGTGGCCGAGGCGCTGTGGCGGATCACCAGCTGGGGGCTGCGGGACCGGCGCCCGGCGTTGCGGCGGGGCGGGCCCGACGAGTTGGCCCGCTGGCCGTGA
- a CDS encoding response regulator produces MTYSDIHLLVADDHPVVRAGLRAVLETEPGLLVVAEAATAEEAVARAAAGDIDVVLMDLQFGRGMTGAEATAAITARPGAPRVLIVTTYDSDADTMPAIEAGATGYLLKDAAPEDLAAAVRTAAQGRTTLAPAVADRLMSRLRAPATALTRRETDVLVLVAEGLSNRAVAQRLHLTEGTVKSHLARIYAKLGVDSRTAAVASAANLGLIRR; encoded by the coding sequence GTGACGTACTCCGACATCCACCTGCTGGTGGCCGACGACCATCCGGTGGTGCGGGCCGGACTGCGGGCCGTGCTGGAAACCGAACCCGGCCTGCTCGTGGTGGCCGAGGCCGCCACCGCGGAGGAGGCCGTCGCCCGCGCCGCCGCCGGTGACATCGACGTCGTGCTCATGGACCTGCAGTTCGGGCGGGGCATGACCGGCGCCGAGGCCACCGCCGCCATCACCGCGCGGCCCGGCGCGCCCCGGGTCCTGATCGTCACCACCTACGACTCCGACGCCGACACCATGCCGGCCATCGAAGCCGGCGCCACCGGCTACCTGCTCAAGGACGCCGCGCCCGAGGATCTGGCCGCCGCCGTGCGGACAGCGGCGCAGGGCCGTACGACGCTGGCCCCGGCCGTGGCCGACCGGCTCATGAGCCGCCTGCGCGCCCCTGCCACCGCCCTGACTCGGCGGGAGACCGACGTGCTCGTCCTGGTCGCCGAGGGGCTGTCCAACCGGGCCGTCGCGCAGCGGCTGCACCTCACCGAGGGCACCGTCAAGTCGCACCTGGCCCGGATCTACGCCAAACTCGGCGTCGACTCCCGCACCGCCGCCGTCGCCAGCGCCGCCAACCTCGGCCTCATCCGCCGCTGA
- a CDS encoding ABC transporter permease, giving the protein MGTVVALISALVGLLSGLTAGLGRQNVSAITDLPADRIAFNAPAAGQDLSYADSTVTESQWRRWAAVPGVTRAEPLGITVTRAIAGDVGVGVAAFGVLPGSALAPDGAMIDDRSVVLSTPAADVLHVRAGDSVTLAGRRLAVAAVHGDASYSHTPVIWISLDTWRQVAPPAGAADASTATVVALSTTPDVDVQAVDAATGTRTVATGDSLSAIGSYRSENGSLQLMRGFLFAIAALVIGAFFNVWTIQRGADVAVLKALGASTANLLRDALGQAVVLLAAGTLVGTGVAAALGAAVAATAVPFLLTPATVGVPAAVIVVLGALGAALAIRRITSVDPLTALGSAR; this is encoded by the coding sequence ATGGGGACCGTCGTCGCGCTCATCAGCGCCCTGGTCGGGCTGCTGTCCGGGCTCACCGCCGGGCTGGGCCGTCAGAACGTCTCCGCGATCACCGACCTGCCCGCGGACCGGATCGCCTTCAACGCGCCCGCCGCCGGGCAGGACCTGTCGTACGCCGACTCCACCGTCACCGAGAGCCAGTGGCGGCGGTGGGCCGCAGTGCCCGGGGTGACCCGGGCCGAGCCGTTGGGCATCACGGTCACCAGGGCCATCGCGGGTGACGTGGGCGTCGGCGTGGCCGCCTTCGGGGTGCTTCCCGGATCCGCGCTGGCCCCGGACGGCGCAATGATCGACGACCGGTCGGTGGTGCTGTCCACGCCCGCCGCCGACGTCCTGCACGTGCGGGCCGGTGACAGCGTCACCCTGGCCGGGCGGAGGCTGGCCGTCGCCGCCGTACACGGCGACGCCTCCTACAGCCACACTCCGGTGATCTGGATCAGCCTCGACACGTGGCGGCAGGTGGCGCCGCCGGCCGGGGCGGCCGACGCTTCGACCGCCACCGTGGTCGCCCTGAGCACCACCCCGGACGTCGACGTGCAGGCCGTCGACGCGGCCACCGGCACCAGAACCGTCGCCACCGGCGACTCACTGTCCGCGATCGGCTCGTACCGGTCCGAGAACGGTTCGCTGCAGCTGATGCGCGGCTTCCTGTTCGCCATCGCCGCCCTGGTCATCGGCGCCTTCTTCAACGTGTGGACCATCCAGCGCGGCGCCGACGTCGCCGTGCTGAAGGCGCTGGGCGCCTCCACCGCGAACCTGCTGCGTGACGCGCTCGGCCAGGCCGTCGTCCTGCTGGCCGCGGGCACCCTCGTCGGCACCGGCGTCGCCGCCGCCCTCGGCGCCGCCGTCGCGGCCACGGCCGTGCCGTTTCTGCTCACCCCCGCCACGGTCGGCGTGCCCGCCGCGGTGATCGTCGTCCTCGGCGCGCTCGGGGCCGCCCTGGCCATCCGCCGCATCACCTCCGTCGACCCGCTGACCGCCCTGGGGAGCGCCCGATGA
- a CDS encoding sensor histidine kinase: protein MNNNTTTTATPGVRALAWCLHLLVAGLLALAAGRAVATAAPHAAGVVAAAALLALLYAAGGLLLHGRTAHRAAAGWLAAVGALWVVLLALSADAVWLAFPLYFLQLHLLPRRAGPGAVAATALAAILAFAAHRGSFALATAVGPALGAAVAVAVVWGYGALYRESEQRRRLIEELTAARADLAAAQHTAGVLGERERLAREIHDTLAQGLSSIQLLLRAAERALPDESGNAARYVEQARQAAVDNLAEVRRFVTALTPPALQNATLAGALRRLCATTSTRHRLAAHFHVTGDPEPLPTAHEVALLRIAQSALANTVRHAQASTAEVTLSYLHGQVTVRVADDGVGFEPGAAGFGLAAMRARVHALGGALDVASAPGQGATVTARLPVTAPAPGVESEVSR from the coding sequence GTGAACAACAACACCACCACCACCGCCACGCCGGGCGTCCGGGCCCTGGCCTGGTGCCTGCACCTGCTGGTCGCCGGCCTCCTCGCCCTGGCCGCTGGCCGGGCCGTGGCCACCGCCGCGCCGCACGCGGCCGGCGTGGTCGCCGCGGCCGCGCTGCTGGCACTGCTCTACGCGGCCGGTGGGCTGCTGCTGCACGGCCGCACCGCACACCGGGCCGCCGCCGGGTGGCTGGCCGCCGTGGGGGCGCTGTGGGTGGTGCTGCTGGCCCTGTCCGCCGACGCGGTGTGGCTCGCTTTCCCGCTCTACTTCCTGCAACTGCATCTGCTGCCGCGCCGGGCCGGGCCGGGGGCGGTGGCCGCGACCGCGCTCGCGGCGATCCTCGCCTTCGCCGCCCACCGGGGCTCGTTCGCCCTGGCCACCGCCGTCGGACCGGCGCTGGGCGCGGCAGTGGCGGTGGCGGTGGTGTGGGGGTACGGAGCCCTGTACCGGGAGAGCGAGCAGCGGCGTCGGCTGATCGAGGAACTCACCGCCGCGCGGGCGGACCTGGCCGCCGCCCAGCACACCGCCGGGGTGCTGGGCGAACGCGAACGCCTGGCCCGGGAGATCCACGACACCCTCGCCCAGGGGTTGTCCAGCATCCAGTTGCTGCTGCGGGCCGCCGAGCGGGCGCTGCCCGACGAGTCCGGCAACGCCGCCCGCTACGTGGAGCAGGCCCGCCAGGCGGCCGTGGACAACCTGGCGGAGGTCCGCCGCTTCGTCACCGCTCTCACCCCGCCGGCCCTGCAGAACGCCACCCTGGCCGGCGCCCTGCGGCGGCTGTGCGCCACCACGTCCACCCGGCACCGGCTCGCCGCGCATTTCCACGTCACCGGTGATCCGGAGCCGCTGCCGACAGCACACGAGGTCGCCCTGCTGCGCATCGCCCAGTCCGCCCTGGCCAACACGGTCCGCCACGCGCAGGCCAGCACCGCCGAGGTCACCCTCAGCTACCTCCACGGCCAGGTGACGGTGCGGGTCGCCGACGACGGCGTCGGCTTCGAACCCGGCGCGGCCGGTTTCGGCCTGGCCGCCATGCGCGCCCGCGTGCACGCCCTCGGCGGCGCCCTCGACGTCGCCTCCGCCCCCGGGCAGGGCGCCACCGTGACCGCCCGGCTGCCCGTCACCGCGCCCGCGCCCGGCGTCGAGTCCGAGGTGAGCCGGTGA
- a CDS encoding FxsA family protein, which yields MRRGLRYVPPALLLLAVLELTVFVLVGRGIGFGAALLLVFAASLLGLVLLRREGMRAWRSFRAAAQSGQPPGQGVTDGLVGLAGALLLALPGLITGAAGLLLLVPPVRRLARAGAQRAAERRVSSVVAGDLFGPRRVRVHRGAPQPPPAAPQQPAAEPGAIEGEIVEPRRP from the coding sequence ATGCGCCGAGGACTGAGGTACGTACCGCCGGCTCTGCTGCTGCTCGCGGTGCTGGAGTTGACCGTGTTCGTCCTGGTGGGCCGGGGCATCGGCTTCGGCGCGGCGTTGCTGCTGGTGTTCGCGGCGTCCCTGCTCGGCCTGGTGCTGCTGCGCCGGGAGGGGATGCGCGCCTGGCGGAGCTTCCGCGCCGCCGCGCAGTCCGGGCAGCCGCCGGGGCAGGGGGTCACCGACGGCCTGGTCGGGTTGGCCGGTGCGCTGCTGCTGGCCCTGCCGGGCCTGATCACCGGCGCGGCGGGGCTGCTGCTGCTGGTGCCGCCGGTGCGGCGGCTGGCCCGCGCCGGCGCGCAACGCGCCGCGGAGCGCCGGGTGTCGTCGGTGGTCGCCGGTGACCTGTTCGGCCCACGCCGGGTCCGGGTGCACCGGGGCGCCCCGCAGCCGCCGCCCGCGGCACCGCAGCAACCGGCCGCCGAGCCGGGGGCGATCGAGGGCGAGATCGTCGAACCTCGACGCCCCTGA
- a CDS encoding peptide MFS transporter: protein MSSDVPVEARPPGGKTFFGHPRALSTLFLTEMWERFSFYGMRAILVLYLTAAVADGGLAIGESTANAIYGTYNAMVYLMALPGGWVADRLIGARRSVLWGGVVIAAGHYVMAVPARWSVFAGMTLIVLGTGLLKPNISSMVGDLYDRDSPRRDAGFSIFYMGINLGGFIAPLITGFLGEKINWHLGFGAAAIGMTFGVVQYVVGGRNLGEAGARPADPLLGADRRRALTRAGVVVVLVLAVLAALALAGLFTVNTVVNLLTAVTVLVAVGYFARILTDREISTTERSRMKAYLWLFVFAAAFWLIYDQAGSVLNIFAADRTDRHVLGFTFPASWLQSVNPILIIIGAPLAAWLWLKLGHRVSTPMKFAVGLVLNGLSFVLMAAAAQAAVGGRLVSPWWLVAVYAIQVAGELSLSPVGLSATTKLAPVKYASQMMGLWFLASAVGDAIGGQVARLAGAWSQTVYFLTFGLASVVLGLSAVLFARHIRTLMAGIH from the coding sequence ATGAGCAGCGACGTGCCGGTCGAGGCGAGACCGCCCGGCGGGAAGACCTTCTTCGGTCATCCGCGGGCGCTGTCGACGCTGTTCCTCACCGAGATGTGGGAACGGTTCAGCTTCTACGGCATGCGGGCCATCCTGGTCCTCTACCTGACCGCCGCCGTCGCCGATGGCGGCCTGGCCATCGGCGAGTCCACCGCCAACGCCATCTACGGCACCTACAACGCGATGGTGTACCTGATGGCGCTGCCCGGTGGCTGGGTCGCCGACCGGCTCATCGGTGCCCGGCGCAGCGTGCTGTGGGGCGGCGTGGTCATCGCCGCCGGCCACTACGTGATGGCGGTGCCGGCCCGGTGGAGCGTGTTCGCCGGGATGACGCTGATCGTGCTCGGCACCGGGCTGCTCAAACCCAACATCTCCAGCATGGTCGGCGATCTGTACGACCGGGACTCCCCGCGCCGTGACGCCGGCTTCTCGATCTTCTACATGGGCATCAACCTGGGCGGGTTCATCGCCCCGCTGATCACGGGCTTCCTCGGCGAGAAGATCAACTGGCATCTGGGGTTCGGCGCGGCCGCGATCGGCATGACCTTCGGCGTGGTGCAGTACGTCGTCGGGGGCCGCAACCTGGGCGAGGCCGGGGCGCGGCCGGCCGACCCGCTGCTCGGGGCGGACCGGCGCCGGGCCCTGACCCGCGCCGGCGTGGTCGTCGTGCTGGTGCTGGCGGTGCTGGCGGCGCTCGCCCTGGCCGGGCTGTTCACCGTCAACACCGTGGTCAACCTGCTCACCGCGGTCACCGTGCTGGTGGCCGTCGGCTACTTCGCCCGGATCCTGACCGACCGGGAGATCAGTACCACCGAACGCAGCCGGATGAAGGCGTACCTGTGGTTGTTCGTCTTCGCCGCCGCGTTCTGGTTGATCTACGACCAGGCCGGGTCGGTGCTGAACATCTTCGCCGCCGACCGGACCGACCGGCACGTGCTGGGCTTCACCTTCCCGGCGTCCTGGCTGCAGTCGGTGAACCCGATCCTGATCATCATCGGGGCGCCGCTGGCCGCCTGGCTGTGGCTGAAACTGGGCCACCGGGTGTCCACCCCGATGAAGTTCGCCGTCGGTCTGGTTCTCAACGGCCTGTCGTTCGTGCTGATGGCCGCCGCCGCGCAGGCCGCCGTCGGCGGTCGGCTGGTCTCGCCGTGGTGGCTGGTCGCGGTGTACGCGATCCAGGTCGCCGGTGAGCTGTCGCTGAGCCCGGTGGGGCTGTCGGCCACCACGAAGCTGGCCCCGGTCAAGTACGCCAGCCAGATGATGGGCCTGTGGTTCCTCGCCTCCGCCGTCGGTGACGCGATCGGTGGTCAGGTGGCCCGGCTGGCCGGTGCGTGGTCGCAGACGGTCTACTTCCTCACCTTCGGGTTGGCGTCGGTGGTGCTGGGACTGAGCGCGGTGCTGTTCGCCCGGCACATCAGGACGCTGATGGCCGGCATCCACTGA
- a CDS encoding ABC transporter ATP-binding protein, which yields MSLNLTDVTLTYPDGAGRLTALDHVTLDVPRGSLTAVVGPSGSGKSSLLAVAATLITPDAGTVTIDGAATTGLARGELADLRRRHIGIVFQQPNLLPSLTAVEQLQVMAQLDGRSPARARPRAMELLDAVGLAAEAGRRPHQLSGGQRQRVNIARALMNDPTVLLVDEPTSALDHNRGASVIDLIVRLTHQQAAATVLVTHDRTHLAAVDRIVEVHDGRLRVPAPAH from the coding sequence ATGAGCCTCAACCTGACCGACGTCACCCTCACCTACCCCGACGGGGCCGGCCGGCTGACCGCCCTCGACCACGTCACCCTCGACGTGCCGCGGGGCAGCCTCACCGCCGTCGTCGGCCCCTCCGGCTCCGGCAAGTCCAGCCTCCTCGCGGTCGCCGCCACCCTCATCACCCCGGACGCCGGCACCGTCACCATCGACGGCGCTGCCACGACCGGCCTGGCCCGGGGTGAACTGGCCGACCTGCGTCGCCGCCACATCGGCATCGTCTTCCAGCAGCCGAACCTGCTGCCCTCGCTCACCGCCGTCGAACAGCTCCAGGTCATGGCCCAGCTTGACGGGCGGTCCCCGGCCCGGGCCCGGCCCAGGGCGATGGAACTGCTCGACGCCGTCGGCCTCGCCGCCGAGGCCGGCCGGCGCCCGCACCAGCTCTCCGGCGGCCAGCGTCAGCGGGTCAACATCGCCCGCGCCCTGATGAACGACCCCACCGTGCTGCTCGTCGACGAACCCACCAGCGCCCTCGACCACAACCGTGGCGCCTCCGTCATCGACCTGATCGTCCGCCTCACCCACCAGCAGGCCGCCGCCACAGTCCTGGTCACCCACGACCGCACCCACCTCGCCGCCGTCGACCGGATCGTCGAGGTGCACGACGGTCGGCTGCGCGTGCCGGCCCCGGCACACTGA